The Pyxidicoccus sp. MSG2 DNA segment CCATCGTCAGCGGCAGCCAGCCACCGTGGGCCACCTTCACGAAGTTGGCGCCGAAGAAGGCCAGGTCGACGGCGAGGAAGAGTCCCGCCAGCGGCACCAGCACGGAGCGCCGCATGCCCCAGCGCTCACGCGCCACGACGTAGGCGAGACACGTGGTGATGGCCATGGTGGCCGTCACGGCGATGCCGTACGCGGCCGTGAGGGCGGTGGAGGAGCGGAAGCCCAGCACCACCAGCACCACGCCCAGGAGCAGCGCGATATTCACGCCCGGGAGGTAGATCTGCCCCTGCTCCTCGGCCGAGGTGTGCACCACCTCGAGCCGCGGCCAGTAGCCGAGCTGGATGGCCTGCCGCGTGAGGCTGAACACTCCGGAGATGAGCGCCTGGGACGCGATGACGGTAGCGGTCGTGGCCAGCGCCACCAGCGGATAGAGGGCCCAGTCCGGGGCCAGGTGGAAGAAGGGGTTGGTCGCGGCGGACGGCTCCCTCAGCAGCAGCGCGCCCTGTCCGAAATAATTGAGCAGCAGCGCCGGCAGCACCAGCGCGAACCATGCCAGGCGGATGGGCCGGTAGCCGAAGTGGCCCATGTCCGCGTACAGCGCCTCGCCACCGGTGACGACGAGGAACACCGCGCCCAGCACCAGGAAGCCGTGCCACCCGTTGTGCACGAAGAAGCGCACCGCGTGCGTGGGCAGCACGGCATGGAGCACCGAGAGGTTGCTCACCACTTCGTGGATGCCCAGCACCGCGATGACGGTGAACCACACCACCATCAGCGGGCCGAACACCCGGCCGATGCCACCCGTGCCCTTGCTCTGCACGAGGAAGAGCGCGAGCAGGATGACGAGCGCAATCGGCACCACGTAGGGCGTGAAGAGCGGCGTGGCCACGCTCAGTCCCTCCACGGCGGAGAGCACGGAGACGGCCGGAGTGATGACGCCGTCGCCGTAGAGCAGCGCGGCACCGAAGAGGCCGAGCGTCAGCAGCACCATGCGCCGGGCCCCGCTGCCCTCCCGCCCTCCGCGCTGCACCACCAACGCCAGCAGGGCGAGGATGCCGCCCTCGCCGCGGTTGTCGGCCCGCATCACGAAGCCGAGGTACTTCACGGAGATGACGATGATGAGGCTCCAGAAGACCAGGCTGAGCACGCCCAGTACGTTCGCTGGCGTCGGAGCGATGCCGTGCTCGCCGCTGAAGCAGTCGCGGAGCGCGTACAGCGGGCTGGTGCCGATGTCGCCGTAGACGATGCCGAGCGCCCCCAGGGCCAGTGGGGCCAGCCGGGAGAGCGGCTCCGGGCCCGCGCCATGAGCACGGTGTCCAGGGGAAGACGGAGGCGAAACGGGAGCGGCCGAGCCCGCGGACGTTGGCGAGCCCGGCCCGTGACTGCTGGGGTCGGAAGACATCAGGTTCTCCTCGACGCCTGCGGGGTTAGCTGACGGACTCGGGCTGGGAACCTGCCCTACGCTCGCTTGCGAGCGACTCGCCCCTACGAACCTGGGTCCCCCGCTCCCGCTGACGGCGGGACTCGGCGTTTTGCGGCATAACTAGCCCCGCTCCAGGCAGGTCGCAATGGCCTCGGGGAAAAGGTCAACAATCCCGGACACCTGGCCGAGGCCCGCCGGCCGTTCAGGCGAAACGGACCTCGAACGCCCGGGCCTCGGACTCGACGAAGCGGAGCAGTGCCTCCCCCTCCCCGGCCAGCGCGTCTCGCGTCTTCTTCGTCAGCGGCTCGAAGGGCTCGACGAGGAGGACCGCGGTGGTCTTCTTGCGCTCCACCTTCCACGTGCCGGTGACGAAGCCGTCCACCAGGAACGTGGCGGGAATGCGCAGGTTCTTCGTGATGAGCCGCGGGCGGTGCGCGTCCGCCACCAGCCGCGAGCGGTCGTCATGGCCGAGCACGAGGCTGTCGAACTCGGGAAGGAAGCGCGGGGGCGCGGCCATGTCCTCCGGCGGTCGGGGCGCCTTGGGCAGGTCGAACAGTTCGCGGCCCTTCTCGTCGCGGAAGGTGCGCAGCTTCGGCTTCAGCGACGCCAGCACGTCCTTCAGGCCCTTGAGGCCCGTCCACGTCTGCACGTCGCCCACGGTGGCGGGGCCGAAGGCGGACAGGTAGCGGAGCACGAGCGTGTCCAGTTCCGCGCCGGCGCCCAGTGGCTCGCCCAGCCAGGACTCCGCGAGCGCGAAGTCCGTGGCGGGCGGGAAGCCCCACTCCGCATCCGTGGGGACCTGGACGAGTGGCAGGTACATGCGCACGAGGAAGCCCATGGCCCGCTCGTCGGCCTTCGGGTAGCGCTCCAGCAGGTGGTCTCTCACCTCCTCGAAGGTGCGGGGCTCCTCCTCCAGGTACTCGCGCGCGGCGCGGACGAGGGGCTCGATGTCCAGCCCCTCCGCTCGCTCGCGGAGCACCGAGTGCACCGAGGCCTCCAGCAGCGGGCTGAAGGCGGCGCGCAGCTTCAGGTAGTCCTTGGCGCTCGCGAGGTGCAGCGTGCCGCGCATCAGCGTGGCGCGGACGACGTCTCGCTTCTGGAGGAGCCGCGTCAGGTCCTCGCGCCGGAAGCCCTCGACGCGGGACCAGAGGCCGACGAAGGGCGGCTTCGCCTGCTGGGCCTGGAGCGCCACCAGTCGCTCCACCGCGCGAAGGAGGGGAAGCTTCTCCCGCTCCAGCAGCAACTGGCGCGCGAGCGTGGCGCGGTTGAGCTCTCGGGTCGTCAGCGTCGGGGAGGCAGTCGCGGCGGGCATGGGACCTCGGGGCCGGGAAGCCCGTGTGTAGCACTCCGCTGCATGTCGGGGCGCGCTCCCCCACTGGAGCCGTGTCGTGCGGGGTGTCACCATGCGGCGCATGGACGCCCACTCGCTGGACTCGCTCGTCACCCCCGCCGCCCTCGTGGACCTGGACCGCGTGGAGGCCAACCTCCAACGCGTGGCCACGTATGCGCGCGAGCACGGCCTGCGCTGGCGCCCCCACACGAAGACGCACAAGACGGCGGAGCTCACCGCCCTCCAGCTGCGGGCCGGTGCGATTGGCGCCACCGTGGCCACGCCCCGCGAGGCCGAGGTCATGGCCAACGTCGCGGCCGACGTGCTGCTGGCCTACCCGCCCGTGGGCGCCGGACGGCTCGCGCGCCTCATGGCCCTGCCCCCCTACGCGCGGCTTTCGGTGGCGCTCGACTCGCGCGAGGCGTTGGAGGGACTCGGCCGCGCCGCCGACGCGGCGGGGCGCACCGTGGGCGTGCTGGTGGAGGTGGACATGGGCATGCGCCGCGTGGGCGTGCAGACGCCCGAGGACGCCGTCGCCCTCGCGCGCGCCATCGCTTCCACGCGCGGCGTGGAGTACCGCGGCATCATCTTCTATCCGGGCCACCTGCGCGCGCCGCTGGCCGAGCAGGGCCCCGCGCTGCACGAGCAGTCCTCACGCCTGGGCACCTTCGTGGACGCGCTGGCCGCCGCGGGGCTGCGGCCCTCCATCGTGAGCGGCGGCTCCACGCCCACCCTCTGGCGCTCGCACGAGGTGGTCGGGCTCACGGAGATACGCCCCGGCATCAACGTGCTCAATGACCGCAACTCCGCCGCCGTGGGCGCGTGTGATTGGAGTGAGTGCGCATACTCCGTGCTCGCCACCGTGGTGAGCACCGCCGTGCCCGGCCAGGCCGTCATCGACGCGGGCTCGAAGGCACTGGCGAAGGAGGAGGGCCTCGCGCCCCAGGGCGGCTACGGCGCCCTGTTGGACAGGCCGGAGGTGCTGGTGCGCGGGCTGTCCGAGGAGCACGGCCTGCTGGATTTGTCCGGCACCGCGTGGCGCCCGCGCGTGGGAGAGCGCGTGCGCGTGGTGCCCAACCACGTCTGCGCCTCCGTCAACCTGCATGAGCGGCTGCACGTGCTACGCGGTGGCGCTCCCCATGCCACGTGGGCCGTCGCGGCGCGCGGGTGGTGAGCGCGGCCTTCAGCCGAGCCGCTCCAGCTCGCGTGCCAGCACCGTCTCCAGCTCGCGAATGCTGCGGTAGACGATGCAGCGGTACGAGGCGACGTCGAACCGGAGCTCCTTCACGTCGCGCACCAGCATGATGGTGGGCCGTCCCTTCCCCCACGCGTAGCCGACCTCCAGGTACACGTTGGGGTTGGCCATGGACAGGTCGGCGATGACGACCTTCGCCGTGTCGATGCGCTCCTTGATGCGCTGGATGATGGGGCCGTCGAACACCGCCTGGTCCACGCGCTCGCACAGCAGGCCCGCCGCCTTCACCGGCCCCAGGATGCCGTAGTGGTAGGTGTCCTCCAGTTCCGGCGCGAAGGGCATGGCCACGAAGGCATGCGGCTTCGCCATGGACACCGTGCCCGCCGTGGCCATGGGCGGCGCCTGGACGAAGGCGCTCATCCGCTCCACGCGGAAGCCCCCGCCCGGCAGCGCCGTCACGCCCGGCGTGCCGCTCAGGCCCCGCTCCATCGCCTTGCGCAGCCGGTTCGCCCGCCGCGCGTCCACCTCCACCACCGTGAAGCGCTCCAGCCCCTGCGGCCCGGTGCCACGCTGGAAGGCCTCGACGAGGCCTCCGACGAAGGCGAGCACCGCCTCGTCCTCGTCCAGCCCGTAGTTGGGCCCGTGCACCGTGCCCGCGACATGCTTGAGCCCCGAGTGCGCCTCCAGCGCCTTCAGCGCGCGCACCGTGAACTGGCGGATTTCGTGGTAGCCGAAGTCCCCCAGCCGCACCGTGCCCACGAAGAGCGCCAGCGGCGAGGCCAGGCTCCCGCGCGTCTCCACGAAGCGGTACTCCCCCGGCTTCAGCTCCAGCTGGGATGACGGCACGCCCGCGAGCTCCAGCCGCTGCGCCGCCGCACCCGCCGCGCCGTAGAGTCGCTGCGCGTACTTGAAGACCACCGCGTCCGCGGACGTGTCCGCGAGGTCTCCCACTTCCAGCATCACGTCGAGGGACACGCTCATCGCCCCTGACTGTAGGCGCTCCCGCCACGTCTCCCCAACCCGGCGCCACGCCGTCCGCGCGGGTGGAAATTCGAAGCCCTCCGCGAATTCTCAACGAATGAGTGCGACCAATTTGTAAGTCTCCATTCGTATTGTGCTAACTAGCCCGCGTTCCCGGGAAGCCGGGTACCCCATGTCCCCTGGGGGGGTCCATCCCGACATAGCTACGACGGCACGCGGGACGCGGAGGAGAGACATATGGCGAGCATCGGCATCGTTGGCGCCGGCACGGCCGGTTTGCACCTCGGACTGAAGCTGCTGTCCCACGGCATCTCCGTGACGATGTACGCGGAGCAGGACCCCGCGAAGCTGCGCGCGAGCCGGCTGCCGAACACGGTGGCGCACCACTCGCCCACGCGCGCCCGGGAGCGGGAGCTGGGGGTGGACCATTGGGGCGGGCCGCAGGCGGACATGCACCAGGTGGGCATCCATGTGAATGGGCCGCAGTCGTTCGGGCTGAAGGGCCGGCTGGAGCACCCGACGATTTTCGTCGACTACCGGCTGTACCAGCCGAAGCTGGCCGAGGACTTCGTGGCACGCGGGGGCCTGCTGGAGGTGCGCTCCGTGGACGCCGCGGCGCTGGAGGGACTGTCCACCCGGCATGACCTGGTGGTGGTGGCCACCGGCCGCAACGGGCTGACGGCGCTCTTCCCGCGCATCCCCGAGTTGTCGCCGCACACGCAGCCGGCGCGCCTGCTGTTCGCCGCGCTGCTCAAGGGCGTGCGAATGCAGGACCCCATCGGCATGGAGGCGCACCTGGTGCCCGGCCAGGGAGAAATCTTCGAGGCGCAGGTCATCTCCCGCCAGGGCCGCGTTCCGAGCATCCTCATCGAGGCGCTGCCCGAGGGTGAGCTGGCGGTGCTGAGCACCCAACGGTACGACGAGGACCCGCGCGCCTTCGAGGCGCTGCTGATGGACCGGCTGCGCCGCTTCGCGCCCGCCACGTACGAGCGGGTGAACCCCGCGGAGTTCGGCGTGCTGGGCCCCATGGACTGGCTGCAGGGCTCCTTCACGCCAATGGTGCGCCGGGGCTGGGCGCCGCTGGCGAACGGCCGCTTCGTCGTGGCCGTGGGCGACACGCACGTGACGAACGACCCCGTCGCGGGCCAGGGGGCCAACGCCGCGTCGGCCTCCGCCTTCGCGATGGCGGAGAGCATCGTGGAGGCGCTGGGCTCGGCGCGTCCGTTCGACGAGGCCTTCTGCCGCACCACGGAGGAGAAGACGTGGGCCGCCGCCGCCCCGGCGACGCACTGGAGCAATGCGCTGCTGCAGCCGCCCCCGCCGCATGTGGTGGAGGTGCTGGTCGCCGGCAGCCAGGAGCCGCGCGTCGCGGACGCCATCGCCAATGCGTTCATGATTCCGGAGCACATCCTCGGCGCGTGCGCGAGCCCGGAGAGCGCCGCCGCGTTCCTCGCGAAGAACCGTCCCGCGACGGCCCGCGAGGCGCTGCCCGTGCCCGAGGCGCTCGCGTGGCGGCCCCTGCCCGACAAGGTGGTGGCGCCAGGGGTCGAGGTGCACTGATACCGCTGAATCGTCCCTGCCGTGAGCGGAGCGCGCCGTTATGGTGCGCGCCATGCGATTCGCCATCGTCGGTTCGGGTGGAGTGGGCGGCTATTACGGCGCCCGGCTGGTGCGCGCCGGCCAGGACGTGACGTTCCTCGCCCGGGGCGCGCACCTGCGCGCCATGCGTGAGCGGGGGCTGAGCATCCGCAGCGCCGAAGGGGACTTCACCGTCCAGGTGCGCGCCGAGGAAGACGCCACGCGCGTGGGCCCCGTGGACGTCATCGTCCTCGCGGTGAAGAACTACGACGTGCCGTCGGTGCTGCCCACCGTGAAGACGCTGGCCGCCGCGTCGGACAGGCCTGGCCTGGGCGGCTCCACCGCCGCCGTCCTCACGCTGCAGAACGGCGTGGACAGCCCCGGCGAGGTGGCCACCGTCGTGGGCGAGGCACCGGTCATCGGTGGCACCACGTACATCTCCACCGCCATCTCCGAGCCGGGCGTCATCTCTCAGACGGGGACGCTCCACCGCATCATCCTCGGCGAGGTGTTCGGCGACACGTCCCGCGTGTCGGCGCGCGTGCAGACCCTGCGCGACACGCTGGCCGGCGCGGGGCTCAACGTGGAGGCGGTGGCGGACGCACGCGCGCCGCTCTGGGAGAAGCTCGCGTTCCTGGCGCCCATGTCCGGCTTCTGCACCGCGGCCCGACTCCCGCTGGGCCCGCTTCGCGACGCGGGGCCCGCGTTCCGCGAGCAGTTCCAGGAGGCCGCGGCCGAGGTGCTCCGCGTCGCCAACGCCGAGGGCGTGGCCACCACCACCCGCGCCGAGGACGTCGTCGCCTTCATGGCCGGCCTGCAGGACGGCATGCGCCCCTCCATGATGGTAGACTTGGAGGCCGGCAAGCCGCTGGAGGTGGAGTACCTCCAGGGCACGGTGTCCCGGCGAGGCCGGGCCCGAGGCGTCCCCACCCCGGTGATGAGCACGCTCTATTCCCTGCTGCTGCCGCACGCGCGCGGGCCGGGGAAGGGCTGAGCGTCCTGCATCCAGCAGGTGGGCCGGGGCCCGGCCGGACAGGCGCGACACGCCGCGCAATGGAAGGCCGGGATTGGCATATGAACAGGGCATGACCGAGCCGAAGTCGCGCCCTGCCTCGAAGAACGACCTGCCGCCGCTGGCGGGCCGCGTGGCCTTTCTCGCCGTCGCCTCCGGCCTGACGCCGCTCATCCCCGTGCCCTTCCTGGACGACTATGCCCTCGGCCAGGTACGCGAGGGCATGGTCCGGCAGATTCTCGGGGAGCACGGCCTGCCCACCCCGGCCAAGGCGGTGGAGGTGCTTGCCGGCTCGCACGTGAGCACGTCCCTGAGTGGCCACGTGAAGAGCTTCGTCAAGGGCGTGCTGCTGTTCCCCATGCAGTGGGTCTTCCGCAAGGTCTTCTTCGTGCTGTGGGTGAAGGACTGCGTGGACATGGCCTCCACGTCCCTGCACCACGGCTTCCTGCTCACCCACGCGGTGGAGCGCGGGGACCTGGACGCGAAGGCGCTGGAGGCGGACATGCCGCGCAAGGTCTACGACGCCATGGTCGCCACGTGCGCGGAGGTGGACGCGCGCCCCATCAATCAAATCCTGCGCAGGCTCTTCGCCAGCAGTCGCGTGCTGATGGCCGAGGCCTCCCGCGCCTTCTTCAGCCAGAAGAACCCCGGCCCCCGCACGCCCGACGCGGCGGAGAGCGCCGAGGTGAAGTCCCTGACGGACCGCCTCCTCGCGGAGTTGTGGGAGGAGCGCGGCTACTTCGTCACGCTCCAGCAGCACTACGACAAGCACCTGAAGGCCGGCCCGGCCGCGGGCGGCTCAGGGCGCTGAGACGGCGGTGGCCTGCGACTCGCGGATGCGCCGGGAGAAGTCCGGCAGGCCATTGGCCGCCATCGCCTTCGCGTTGATGCGATGCCGGGCGCGCACCACTTCCAGGGGCGCGTCCTTCTCGATGAGGCCCAGCTCGTACGCCAGCGCATCCGAGTACGCCGGCAGCAACGTCCGGTGGTCATACGGCACGTCCACCGCGCTCACCTTCTCCACGTGGTGCACGAGGTTGGTGGTGCAGTTGCTGGAGAGCGTGTCGTAGAACTCCGGCCGCGCGTGCAGCGCGTTCATCCGCGCCACCATGTCCAGGAAGAAGGAGGCGATGCGCTCCTTCGACGCGTCCACCGGGTACAGGTACACGTCGTCCTTGCGGTGGTTGGAGCGCAGCTGGACCAGGTCTCTCTCGTCGCCCACCACGTAGATGAGCTCGAACTGGCGGAACAGGCCGCCCAGCGCGGAGAACGTCTCGCCCTTCTCGCGCCGCACCTCCACGGAGAAGACGACGTAGCGCCCGTCCGCGAAGCCGAAGCTCACCATGGTGTGCGCCGCACCCCAGACGCCCGAGAACGGCTCCACGATGAACCACGCCCCCGTCAGCTCGCGTGTGTCGTACGTGGCCGTGTACCAGCTGGTGTCCCAGTCGGAGGTGCTCCGGTAGCGGAAGTCGCGCACGTCGTGAATCGTCACGCGGGTGCCGTCCACCTCCGCCCGGGCCGCGCGCGCCAGGTCCGGCGCCCAGTCGCGCTGCTCCGACGGCTGCACCGTCCGCACCCAGCCCCAGGTCGCCGCGCAGCCCAGCACCACGACGGCCACCGCCGCCCACCGCGAGCCCCGGCGCCACACCGCCACGGCCGCCCCGGCCAGCACCAGCGCCAGCAGCGCCCTCACGAGGTGCGCGCCTTCCGGCCCCGCGCCCGTCAGGGCCAGGGCGAGCGCGACCCACGCGGTGCCCAGCAGCAGCACGAGGGCGGTGATGATCCAGGAGAACAGGCGCATGCCGCGAGTATCGACGTCCCCGTGCGGGCTGTCACCGGGCGGCTACGACCAGCCCTTCCGGCCTCCCCCCTGTTCACTCTCCACGGCGCCAACTTCAACGGGGGAGAGCTTCGCGGCCAGCTCGAGCCCTGAGCCCGAGGCTTCCGCTCGTCGAAGTGAAGCCTCCGCGCGGCGGAGGCGTGTGACGGCCCCCGGAATCCGCTGAGCCGGGTTCCGAGGCGCCGGGGACGCGCGCTGCTCGCACTGATGTTCCAGACGCCCGACGCGCCGCGACATCTCGCGGCGCGTCCAGGGCTGCCCGCGGCGCCTGCTGTCGCAGGCCCGTGTTCCATGCGCACGTGCCTCCGTCAGGAATTCCAGCAAAAGCAACTCAGGTACGGAAGGCGCGTTTTGGACGTGAATTTACGCGTCGGATGCTTCCTCGTGGCCTCTCGCGTCATGAGATGCCAGCGAGCCCTTCCCTCTCAAGTACCCGAGACTTCTAGGTTTTCGGTGCGAGGGTCGGATTCTCAGCTTCAAATTTTCCGCCCTGAATACACGAAGCTCACGTCAGATCCGTGATTCATGCTAGGGATGTATCACTGCATCCAGTGGCCGATAGTGCCGCCGTCCTAGAAGGTGATGGACGGGCCACGCCAACAGGATTGGAGCGTCGAGTGGAATTCACAAGCGTGGATCATGTGGAGCTGTACGTTGGGGACTCGATGCTGTCGGCATACTTCTTCTGCCACGCGCTGGGCTTCCGGATGGTGGCCCATGCAGCGCCGGAGAGTGGCCTGGAGGGGC contains these protein-coding regions:
- a CDS encoding potassium transporter Kup gives rise to the protein MSSDPSSHGPGSPTSAGSAAPVSPPSSPGHRAHGAGPEPLSRLAPLALGALGIVYGDIGTSPLYALRDCFSGEHGIAPTPANVLGVLSLVFWSLIIVISVKYLGFVMRADNRGEGGILALLALVVQRGGREGSGARRMVLLTLGLFGAALLYGDGVITPAVSVLSAVEGLSVATPLFTPYVVPIALVILLALFLVQSKGTGGIGRVFGPLMVVWFTVIAVLGIHEVVSNLSVLHAVLPTHAVRFFVHNGWHGFLVLGAVFLVVTGGEALYADMGHFGYRPIRLAWFALVLPALLLNYFGQGALLLREPSAATNPFFHLAPDWALYPLVALATTATVIASQALISGVFSLTRQAIQLGYWPRLEVVHTSAEEQGQIYLPGVNIALLLGVVLVVLGFRSSTALTAAYGIAVTATMAITTCLAYVVARERWGMRRSVLVPLAGLFLAVDLAFFGANFVKVAHGGWLPLTMGVVLFSLMTTWKRGRELLGQKLRASSLGLKDLLESFGDNAPHRVPGTAIFMTGNPEIAPSAMLHNLKHNKVLHEQTLLLTIATEDVPHVPSAERVTVESLPLGFRRIIARYGFMDDPSIPDILKRCREAGLPFNVMSTSFFLGRETLIVSRNPGMARWREAVFVWMSRNARSATAFFRIPPNRVVELGAQVEL
- a CDS encoding winged helix DNA-binding domain-containing protein, with the protein product MPAATASPTLTTRELNRATLARQLLLEREKLPLLRAVERLVALQAQQAKPPFVGLWSRVEGFRREDLTRLLQKRDVVRATLMRGTLHLASAKDYLKLRAAFSPLLEASVHSVLRERAEGLDIEPLVRAAREYLEEEPRTFEEVRDHLLERYPKADERAMGFLVRMYLPLVQVPTDAEWGFPPATDFALAESWLGEPLGAGAELDTLVLRYLSAFGPATVGDVQTWTGLKGLKDVLASLKPKLRTFRDEKGRELFDLPKAPRPPEDMAAPPRFLPEFDSLVLGHDDRSRLVADAHRPRLITKNLRIPATFLVDGFVTGTWKVERKKTTAVLLVEPFEPLTKKTRDALAGEGEALLRFVESEARAFEVRFA
- a CDS encoding D-TA family PLP-dependent enzyme; the protein is MRRMDAHSLDSLVTPAALVDLDRVEANLQRVATYAREHGLRWRPHTKTHKTAELTALQLRAGAIGATVATPREAEVMANVAADVLLAYPPVGAGRLARLMALPPYARLSVALDSREALEGLGRAADAAGRTVGVLVEVDMGMRRVGVQTPEDAVALARAIASTRGVEYRGIIFYPGHLRAPLAEQGPALHEQSSRLGTFVDALAAAGLRPSIVSGGSTPTLWRSHEVVGLTEIRPGINVLNDRNSAAVGACDWSECAYSVLATVVSTAVPGQAVIDAGSKALAKEEGLAPQGGYGALLDRPEVLVRGLSEEHGLLDLSGTAWRPRVGERVRVVPNHVCASVNLHERLHVLRGGAPHATWAVAARGW
- a CDS encoding styrene monooxygenase/indole monooxygenase family protein — encoded protein: MASIGIVGAGTAGLHLGLKLLSHGISVTMYAEQDPAKLRASRLPNTVAHHSPTRARERELGVDHWGGPQADMHQVGIHVNGPQSFGLKGRLEHPTIFVDYRLYQPKLAEDFVARGGLLEVRSVDAAALEGLSTRHDLVVVATGRNGLTALFPRIPELSPHTQPARLLFAALLKGVRMQDPIGMEAHLVPGQGEIFEAQVISRQGRVPSILIEALPEGELAVLSTQRYDEDPRAFEALLMDRLRRFAPATYERVNPAEFGVLGPMDWLQGSFTPMVRRGWAPLANGRFVVAVGDTHVTNDPVAGQGANAASASAFAMAESIVEALGSARPFDEAFCRTTEEKTWAAAAPATHWSNALLQPPPPHVVEVLVAGSQEPRVADAIANAFMIPEHILGACASPESAAAFLAKNRPATAREALPVPEALAWRPLPDKVVAPGVEVH
- a CDS encoding ketopantoate reductase family protein, yielding MRFAIVGSGGVGGYYGARLVRAGQDVTFLARGAHLRAMRERGLSIRSAEGDFTVQVRAEEDATRVGPVDVIVLAVKNYDVPSVLPTVKTLAAASDRPGLGGSTAAVLTLQNGVDSPGEVATVVGEAPVIGGTTYISTAISEPGVISQTGTLHRIILGEVFGDTSRVSARVQTLRDTLAGAGLNVEAVADARAPLWEKLAFLAPMSGFCTAARLPLGPLRDAGPAFREQFQEAAAEVLRVANAEGVATTTRAEDVVAFMAGLQDGMRPSMMVDLEAGKPLEVEYLQGTVSRRGRARGVPTPVMSTLYSLLLPHARGPGKG
- a CDS encoding DUF4105 domain-containing protein produces the protein MRLFSWIITALVLLLGTAWVALALALTGAGPEGAHLVRALLALVLAGAAVAVWRRGSRWAAVAVVVLGCAATWGWVRTVQPSEQRDWAPDLARAARAEVDGTRVTIHDVRDFRYRSTSDWDTSWYTATYDTRELTGAWFIVEPFSGVWGAAHTMVSFGFADGRYVVFSVEVRREKGETFSALGGLFRQFELIYVVGDERDLVQLRSNHRKDDVYLYPVDASKERIASFFLDMVARMNALHARPEFYDTLSSNCTTNLVHHVEKVSAVDVPYDHRTLLPAYSDALAYELGLIEKDAPLEVVRARHRINAKAMAANGLPDFSRRIRESQATAVSAP